The following coding sequences lie in one Candidatus Brocadiia bacterium genomic window:
- the wecB gene encoding UDP-N-acetylglucosamine 2-epimerase (non-hydrolyzing), whose translation MRILNVVGARPNFIKIAPFLHAAKKYRSLDMVLVHTGQHYDYNMSQVFFNDLCLPKPDIHLGIGSGSHAGQTGRIMMALDKAIERIKPSLVVVVGDVNSTLAGALVAAKLHIPIAHIEAGVRSFDKRMPEEVNRVVTDSVSDYLFAPSDTARRNLINEDASPANIFVVGNIMIDALKFYYRPTDFTGRHKLAPKGYAMVTLHRPANVDDKSVLSGIIKALIAISRDVPVFFPVHPRTRKQLDKFNLLKDIKRAGNIITSEPLGYIDSLNAIKNARLVLTDSGGVQEEAVAFRVPCLTLRQTTEWVETIGKGNSLAGNKPGLIIKLAQGILRKGVKVSSGASIPLWDGRASERMMGVISRRLSRS comes from the coding sequence ATGCGTATCCTCAATGTCGTCGGGGCCAGGCCTAATTTCATCAAGATTGCCCCGTTCCTGCACGCCGCCAAAAAGTATCGCAGCCTGGATATGGTCCTGGTCCATACCGGCCAGCATTACGACTACAATATGTCGCAGGTGTTCTTCAATGATTTGTGCCTGCCCAAGCCGGATATCCATTTAGGCATAGGGTCGGGCAGCCACGCCGGGCAGACCGGCCGGATAATGATGGCTCTGGATAAGGCAATCGAGCGGATAAAGCCGTCTTTGGTAGTGGTGGTGGGCGATGTTAACTCGACCCTGGCCGGTGCGCTGGTGGCGGCCAAGCTCCATATACCAATTGCCCATATCGAGGCCGGTGTTCGGAGTTTTGACAAGCGCATGCCCGAAGAGGTCAACCGGGTGGTAACCGATTCGGTGTCCGATTACCTGTTCGCGCCTTCGGATACGGCCCGTCGTAACCTGATAAATGAGGACGCCAGCCCGGCGAATATCTTCGTGGTCGGCAACATAATGATAGATGCGCTCAAGTTCTATTACCGGCCGACTGATTTTACGGGCAGGCACAAACTGGCGCCAAAGGGCTACGCTATGGTTACTCTTCACCGGCCGGCCAATGTGGATGATAAATCCGTTCTGAGCGGTATCATAAAGGCGTTGATAGCCATCAGCCGCGACGTACCGGTATTTTTCCCGGTCCATCCCCGGACCAGGAAACAACTGGATAAATTTAATTTATTGAAGGACATTAAGCGCGCCGGCAATATCATAACGTCCGAGCCGCTGGGTTATATCGATTCGCTTAACGCTATAAAGAATGCGCGGTTGGTGCTGACCGATTCGGGCGGGGTGCAGGAAGAGGCCGTGGCATTCCGGGTGCCGTGCTTGACCTTGCGCCAGACAACCGAATGGGTCGAGACCATTGGAAAAGGCAACAGCCTGGCCGGCAATAAGCCGGGGTTGATTATCAAGCTGGCTCAGGGCATATTGCGCAAAGGGGTGAAGGTTTCGTCCGGGGCAAGCATACCTCTCTGGGACGGCCGGGCGTCAGAGCGGATGATGGGTGTTATTTCTCGGAGACTTTCCCGGAGCTGA